The Teredinibacter sp. KSP-S5-2 genome includes a window with the following:
- a CDS encoding DUF411 domain-containing protein, with translation MFIRKEVKPMTWLGFVILIIGMASVVTISIISSSPEAGKSEDGTQITDITVYKSPTCGCCELWINHLKDAGFTVGTHHPQDLNLFKSEQGVSSDLWSCHTAITQSGYIFEGHIPAKFIRQFLANVPEHAKGLAVPNMPMGSPGMEYGDTFSAYTIYQINTDGSTKVYAEIHAAKDQY, from the coding sequence GTGTTTATTCGCAAAGAAGTAAAACCTATGACTTGGTTAGGGTTCGTCATTCTTATTATTGGTATGGCGTCCGTAGTCACTATTTCCATTATTTCTTCATCACCAGAGGCAGGAAAATCAGAAGACGGAACCCAGATAACAGATATTACCGTCTACAAAAGTCCCACGTGTGGTTGTTGTGAGCTGTGGATTAATCACCTTAAAGATGCCGGCTTTACTGTGGGTACTCATCACCCTCAAGACCTGAATTTGTTCAAGTCGGAGCAGGGGGTGAGTAGCGACCTTTGGTCATGTCACACGGCAATAACCCAGTCTGGCTACATTTTTGAGGGCCATATCCCAGCCAAATTTATTCGTCAGTTTTTAGCCAATGTGCCCGAACATGCTAAAGGCTTGGCGGTGCCCAATATGCCGATGGGCAGCCCTGGTATGGAGTATGGAGACACCTTCTCTGCTTACACCATCTACCAGATAAACACTGACGGCAGTACTAAGGTGTATGCCGAAATTCATGCAGCTAAGGATCAGTATTAA
- a CDS encoding TolC family protein, whose protein sequence is MKRQYLFSVPLVFTWLLTGFVHAAEVLSLEQAVARAQEIDPWLQQSVLLEQSQKAESEFVSALPDPVVSVGVANLPLDSFDFSQEAMTQAKIGVAQMFPRGATLRLREEKLQRMSQQEPFKREDRKQKVKVTVTHLWLEAFRAAKSIQLIEKDRSLFEHLVDVAQSSYSTAMANTKQQDLVRAQLELTRLEDRLFRLHQHQDEKKARLKEWLSAGEVGVTGEVFKLTDQLPEIAVSQNYKSVSATSENSNLLAHYIQQHPVLMGLDTQIEASSTDIELARQAYKPQWGINAGYGYRDTDPTGQDRADFFSVGVSFDMPIFSRSKKSKKVKAAQTKTESIKTQKALQLRQLVSGFESAQAKLQRMEQRKTLYSARLLKEMHEQAEASLTAYTNDDGDFSEVVRARIAELNAHIDALNIDVDRLKTIAELNYFLAGAEAVNYAGEHDEKN, encoded by the coding sequence ATGAAACGGCAGTATCTTTTTAGTGTGCCTTTGGTGTTTACCTGGCTGCTTACCGGTTTTGTTCATGCTGCTGAGGTGTTATCTCTTGAGCAGGCTGTTGCACGGGCGCAGGAAATCGACCCCTGGCTTCAACAAAGTGTTTTACTTGAACAATCGCAGAAAGCGGAGAGTGAATTCGTAAGTGCTTTGCCAGACCCGGTTGTCTCCGTGGGTGTTGCGAATTTACCTTTGGATAGTTTTGATTTTTCCCAGGAAGCGATGACTCAGGCAAAAATTGGCGTGGCTCAAATGTTTCCCCGTGGAGCGACTTTGCGCCTGCGGGAAGAAAAGCTGCAGCGAATGAGTCAGCAAGAACCCTTTAAACGGGAAGATCGCAAACAGAAAGTGAAGGTGACGGTTACACACCTTTGGCTGGAAGCATTTCGGGCGGCCAAATCGATTCAATTAATTGAAAAAGACCGCAGTTTGTTTGAGCACTTGGTGGATGTGGCTCAGTCCAGCTATTCCACAGCAATGGCAAATACTAAACAGCAGGATTTGGTGCGTGCTCAGTTAGAACTCACCCGTCTGGAAGACCGATTATTTCGTTTACACCAGCATCAGGATGAAAAAAAGGCGCGGTTAAAAGAGTGGTTATCTGCGGGGGAAGTCGGTGTAACAGGTGAGGTGTTTAAACTTACCGATCAACTACCAGAAATAGCTGTGTCGCAAAATTATAAATCCGTTTCAGCAACATCAGAAAATTCAAATCTGTTGGCACACTATATACAACAACATCCTGTACTGATGGGGTTGGATACGCAAATTGAGGCAAGTAGTACCGATATTGAACTTGCCCGACAAGCATACAAACCCCAATGGGGAATCAATGCCGGGTATGGGTATCGCGATACTGATCCGACAGGACAAGATAGGGCAGACTTCTTTTCTGTTGGTGTGTCTTTCGATATGCCTATTTTTTCCCGAAGTAAAAAGAGCAAAAAAGTAAAAGCTGCGCAAACAAAAACCGAATCCATCAAAACACAAAAAGCATTGCAGTTACGTCAGCTAGTCTCCGGTTTTGAATCGGCTCAGGCGAAGTTGCAACGAATGGAGCAAAGAAAAACATTGTATTCCGCTCGATTGCTGAAAGAAATGCACGAACAGGCTGAGGCCTCGCTCACGGCTTACACCAATGACGATGGTGATTTTTCCGAAGTGGTACGAGCACGAATTGCGGAACTGAATGCGCATATTGATGCGCTGAATATCGACGTGGATCGATTAAAAACCATTGCAGAACTCAATTATTTTTTGGCGGGGGCAGAGGCCGTGAATTACGCTGGAGAGCATGATGAAAAAAATTAA
- a CDS encoding efflux RND transporter periplasmic adaptor subunit: MKKINSIYIVGAVCLLLGLAVGTSLFSGKDETSSASGTDQEKEILYWVAPMDPNYKRDKPGKSPMGMDLIPVYAGGNDSVDEGPGTIQINPSVVNNLGVRSVQARRAPLNTEIRTVGYVKYDEDQLTHIHPRVEGWIEKLYVTASGDPVDLGQALYTLYSPQLVNAQEELILALNRNNQRLIQAAEDRLKALQLPSAFINTLKRNRQVEQSVTFYAPKSGVVDNLNIREGFFVKPGTTLMSIGTLDEVWVEAEVFERQTSLLNVGLPVTMTLDYIPGKVWSGEVGYVYPTLDEKTRTARVRLRFKNIDHQLKPNMFAQVVIHANSVENALIVPRESVIRTGRQDRVVLNLGKGAFKSVEVKLGRLTEDYAEILAGLNDGDSIVSSAQFLLDSESSKTSDFKRLNSQENMPKQVRVLADLIDVMPNMSMIKAKHESIPEWNWPEMTMNFLVSDQVDLSVLSAGMHAHITIEKNTDGDYVIHNVHVMSGGQESMSDEHMNHDTHQMNHDMPDMNHDMQNMNHGGHHD, translated from the coding sequence ATGAAAAAAATTAATTCTATTTATATTGTTGGTGCCGTATGTCTGCTGTTGGGGCTTGCTGTCGGCACGAGTTTATTCTCAGGTAAAGATGAAACCTCCAGCGCATCGGGTACGGATCAAGAAAAAGAAATTCTTTATTGGGTTGCCCCTATGGATCCAAACTATAAGCGGGACAAACCGGGTAAATCGCCAATGGGCATGGATTTAATCCCTGTTTATGCTGGTGGTAACGATAGTGTCGATGAAGGCCCCGGCACCATTCAGATTAACCCCAGTGTGGTGAATAACCTTGGGGTGAGAAGTGTGCAGGCAAGGCGAGCACCATTAAATACGGAAATTCGTACTGTGGGTTACGTTAAGTACGACGAAGATCAACTCACACATATTCACCCGCGAGTAGAGGGGTGGATTGAAAAACTGTATGTCACGGCATCGGGTGATCCCGTGGATCTGGGGCAGGCCCTTTACACCTTGTATTCGCCACAGTTGGTGAATGCTCAGGAGGAGCTGATTCTGGCCCTGAATCGAAATAACCAGCGTCTTATTCAGGCGGCAGAGGATCGATTAAAAGCGCTGCAGCTTCCCAGTGCATTTATCAATACACTTAAGCGTAATCGTCAAGTGGAACAAAGTGTTACTTTTTATGCGCCTAAATCTGGTGTTGTGGATAATCTCAATATTCGAGAAGGTTTTTTTGTAAAACCCGGCACCACATTGATGTCCATTGGAACCCTGGATGAAGTGTGGGTTGAGGCAGAAGTTTTTGAACGGCAAACATCATTGCTTAACGTTGGTTTGCCGGTGACCATGACGCTGGATTATATCCCAGGTAAAGTATGGTCGGGAGAAGTGGGTTACGTGTATCCAACCCTGGATGAAAAAACCCGGACGGCTCGGGTTAGGTTGCGATTTAAAAATATCGATCACCAGTTAAAACCCAACATGTTTGCTCAAGTTGTCATTCATGCAAACAGTGTCGAAAACGCATTAATTGTTCCAAGAGAATCTGTGATTCGAACCGGTCGCCAGGATCGTGTGGTTTTAAATTTGGGGAAGGGTGCCTTTAAATCTGTCGAAGTTAAATTGGGGCGGTTAACCGAGGACTATGCTGAGATTCTTGCAGGATTAAATGACGGAGACAGCATTGTGTCTTCCGCTCAATTTTTGTTGGACTCGGAATCCAGTAAAACATCGGATTTTAAACGATTAAATAGTCAGGAAAATATGCCAAAGCAAGTGCGAGTACTTGCCGATTTAATCGATGTGATGCCAAACATGAGCATGATAAAAGCCAAACATGAATCCATTCCTGAATGGAATTGGCCGGAAATGACAATGAATTTTCTTGTATCCGATCAAGTGGATTTGTCAGTTTTATCCGCAGGGATGCATGCCCATATCACTATTGAAAAAAATACGGATGGTGATTATGTGATTCATAATGTTCATGTGATGTCTGGTGGGCAGGAAAGTATGTCTGACGAGCACATGAATCATGATACACACCAAATGAATCACGATATGCCGGATATGAACCATGATATGCAGAACATGAATCATGGAGGTCATCATGATTGA
- a CDS encoding efflux RND transporter permease subunit: MIERIILWSIQNRFLVLLSTILLVALGLYSVQKTPVDALPDLSDVQVIIKTSYPGQAPQVVEDQVTYPLTTAMLSVPGAVTVRGYSFFGDSYVYVIFDEDTDLYWARSRVLEYLSQVAPSLPSNAKPQLGPDATGVGWIYLYALVDRTGNMDISELRSLQDWFLKYELQTVPGVSEVSVVGGMVKQYQVIVNPEKLRAFGIPLAHVQMAIKRANQEVGASVVEMAEAEYMVRASGYIQSEKDLGNIPLITDVNGTPVLLKDIADIGTGPQMRRGIAELNGEGETVGGIVIMRFGENAQETINGVKEKLEQLKDSLPEGVEIVPVYDRSALIERAVDNLWHKLLEEFIVVALVCVVFLFHVRSSLVAIISLPVGILAAFIVMHIQGINANIMSLGGIAIAIGAMIDGAIVMIENMHKHMEKTPLTEENRWKIVAKSATEVGPALFFSLLIITVSFVPVFSLESQEGRMFSPLAFTKTYAMAASAALAVTLVPVLMGYFIRGNVLPEHKNPINRVVTAIYVPLLKKALAYPKTTLLIAVLVTLSTYWPMGKIGSEFIPPLDEGDLMYMPTTYPGISIGKARELLQQTDKLIATVPEVQSVFGKIGRAETATDPAPLTMIETFIQLKPRNEWREGVTTESLKKELDGLVKLPGVTNAWVMPIKTRIDMLATGIKTPVGIKIAGPSLDVIQNIGLDIEKILKDVPGTASVYSERVAGGRYFKVDIDREKAARFGLNIVDVQQVIASAIGGMNVTQTVEGLERYPVNIRYPQSYRDSPEQLALLPIVTQTGQRIALGDVANVYIEDGPPGIKSENARINGWVFVDIENVDIGSYVNNAREVISEQLNLPAGYSINWSGQYEYMQRAKEKLSYVVPLTLAIIALLLYMNFKSVTEVIILMGTLPFAVVGSIWLMYLMGFNFSIAVGVGFIALAGVAVEIGVIMLVYLNQEWNRLTSKGTLNTEALNQAVIAGAGLRVRPVMMTSISVIIGLLPILYGSGTGAEVMSRIAAPMVGGMVSAMLLTLMVLPVIYFLWKKRYLHK, encoded by the coding sequence ATGATTGAGCGTATCATTCTCTGGTCGATTCAGAACCGCTTTTTGGTATTACTTAGCACCATATTGTTGGTTGCATTGGGCTTATACTCAGTGCAGAAAACCCCCGTCGATGCACTGCCGGATTTATCAGACGTTCAGGTTATTATTAAAACCTCCTATCCAGGACAGGCACCGCAAGTGGTGGAGGATCAGGTTACCTACCCATTAACCACCGCAATGCTGTCGGTTCCTGGTGCGGTTACCGTGCGCGGTTATTCATTTTTTGGTGATTCCTATGTTTACGTCATTTTTGATGAAGACACGGATTTATATTGGGCAAGAAGCCGGGTGCTGGAATATCTGAGTCAGGTTGCTCCCTCGTTACCCTCGAACGCCAAACCGCAGTTAGGGCCGGACGCAACCGGAGTAGGCTGGATATATCTGTATGCTCTGGTGGATCGAACCGGCAACATGGATATCAGTGAACTCCGCAGCTTGCAGGACTGGTTTTTAAAATACGAATTACAAACCGTGCCTGGTGTATCGGAAGTGTCGGTGGTTGGCGGTATGGTCAAGCAGTATCAGGTTATTGTTAACCCGGAAAAACTGCGTGCATTTGGTATTCCGCTCGCTCATGTGCAAATGGCAATAAAGCGGGCCAACCAGGAAGTTGGGGCCTCGGTGGTCGAAATGGCCGAAGCGGAATATATGGTTCGCGCATCCGGTTATATTCAGAGTGAAAAAGATCTGGGAAATATTCCGTTAATCACCGATGTAAACGGTACGCCTGTGCTTTTGAAAGACATTGCTGATATTGGCACCGGGCCGCAAATGCGTCGCGGTATTGCTGAATTAAACGGTGAGGGCGAAACCGTTGGTGGTATTGTCATTATGCGCTTTGGCGAAAATGCACAAGAAACCATTAACGGAGTGAAAGAAAAACTGGAACAATTAAAAGATAGTTTACCGGAAGGCGTGGAGATTGTTCCAGTTTATGATCGGTCCGCACTTATCGAGCGAGCAGTCGATAACTTATGGCATAAGTTGCTGGAAGAATTTATTGTTGTTGCTCTAGTCTGTGTGGTTTTTCTTTTTCATGTTCGATCATCACTGGTGGCGATTATCAGCTTACCAGTCGGCATTCTTGCAGCATTTATTGTGATGCATATTCAGGGTATAAACGCCAACATCATGTCTCTCGGCGGCATCGCAATTGCCATCGGCGCAATGATCGATGGCGCAATCGTCATGATTGAAAATATGCACAAGCACATGGAAAAAACGCCGTTAACGGAAGAAAATCGCTGGAAAATAGTGGCCAAATCCGCAACCGAAGTTGGCCCTGCGCTGTTTTTTAGTTTGCTGATTATTACCGTCAGTTTTGTTCCGGTATTTAGTTTGGAATCGCAGGAGGGGCGAATGTTTTCCCCATTGGCTTTCACTAAAACCTACGCGATGGCGGCATCTGCGGCGTTGGCGGTGACATTGGTTCCGGTTCTGATGGGGTATTTTATTCGTGGTAATGTATTGCCTGAGCATAAAAACCCAATTAACCGAGTGGTTACCGCTATTTATGTTCCGCTGTTGAAAAAAGCCTTGGCTTATCCTAAAACAACGTTGCTCATTGCGGTTTTAGTCACCTTGTCAACATACTGGCCAATGGGCAAGATCGGCAGCGAGTTCATTCCACCTTTAGATGAAGGTGACTTGATGTATATGCCTACCACTTACCCAGGCATCTCCATCGGTAAAGCACGGGAACTTTTGCAGCAAACAGATAAATTAATTGCGACCGTACCTGAGGTGCAAAGTGTTTTTGGCAAAATAGGGCGAGCGGAAACAGCAACCGACCCGGCACCATTAACCATGATCGAAACCTTCATTCAATTAAAACCTCGAAATGAGTGGCGTGAAGGGGTGACTACGGAAAGCCTGAAAAAGGAACTGGATGGGTTGGTTAAATTACCCGGTGTCACCAACGCCTGGGTCATGCCCATTAAAACCCGCATCGATATGTTGGCAACAGGCATAAAAACCCCGGTGGGGATTAAAATAGCCGGACCCAGCCTGGATGTGATTCAAAATATCGGTCTGGATATTGAGAAAATTCTAAAAGATGTTCCTGGTACGGCATCTGTTTACTCTGAACGGGTTGCCGGAGGCCGCTATTTTAAAGTGGACATTGATCGGGAAAAAGCCGCCCGATTTGGTTTGAATATCGTTGATGTACAACAGGTTATTGCATCGGCAATCGGGGGGATGAATGTGACCCAAACCGTAGAAGGTTTGGAGCGTTACCCCGTGAATATTCGCTATCCGCAATCCTATCGTGATTCGCCCGAACAACTTGCTTTGTTGCCTATCGTGACCCAAACCGGACAGCGAATTGCGCTTGGTGATGTGGCGAATGTGTATATCGAAGATGGGCCGCCGGGAATAAAAAGCGAAAATGCTCGAATCAATGGTTGGGTATTTGTTGACATTGAAAATGTTGATATTGGCAGTTATGTCAATAATGCGCGGGAGGTAATTTCAGAACAATTGAATCTACCGGCAGGTTATTCAATAAACTGGTCTGGCCAATACGAATACATGCAGCGTGCCAAGGAAAAATTAAGTTACGTGGTGCCTTTGACACTCGCAATTATTGCGTTGTTACTTTATATGAACTTCAAAAGTGTTACCGAAGTGATTATTTTAATGGGTACGTTACCCTTTGCCGTGGTAGGCAGTATTTGGCTCATGTATTTAATGGGCTTTAACTTCTCCATTGCCGTGGGCGTTGGCTTTATTGCTTTGGCCGGCGTGGCGGTGGAAATCGGTGTGATTATGCTGGTCTACCTTAATCAGGAATGGAATCGACTGACGAGTAAAGGCACGCTGAATACGGAGGCGTTAAATCAGGCGGTTATTGCCGGTGCCGGGTTGCGTGTGCGACCGGTGATGATGACTTCCATATCGGTGATTATTGGTTTGCTGCCGATATTGTACGGTTCCGGTACGGGTGCCGAAGTGATGAGCCGAATAGCCGCGCCTATGGTTGGGGGCATGGTGAGTGCTATGCTTCTTACGCTGATGGTGTTACCGGTTATCTACTTTTTATGGAAAAAACGATACCTTCATAAGTAA
- a CDS encoding 4'-phosphopantetheinyl transferase — translation MQQAFIQQMEQRQFDQYYECEIHYDLQHYQDSLYDEYGVSFPENLSNAVAKRKADFLCGRIAAKCCLQFAGLLNHESVGFTLPVGNRRAPIWPEGVIGSITHTVKMASAVVAKSAQCKGIGIDIEHWVEEETYHNINSHILTDAEHALMNSSSFSKEQILTLIFSAKEALFKALYPSVKVYFDFLDAELTHWDEDSSMLVFHLLKDIGEETVVNAGTECRVEYKINKDHAKTIMCYFR, via the coding sequence GTGCAACAGGCTTTTATTCAACAGATGGAACAGCGCCAGTTCGATCAATATTATGAATGTGAAATTCACTACGATCTTCAACACTATCAGGATTCGCTATACGATGAGTATGGTGTATCGTTCCCCGAGAATTTAAGCAATGCAGTTGCAAAACGCAAAGCGGATTTTTTATGTGGTCGTATCGCGGCAAAATGCTGCCTTCAATTCGCTGGTTTGTTAAACCATGAATCAGTTGGTTTTACTCTTCCTGTGGGAAATCGCCGAGCGCCAATCTGGCCTGAGGGCGTAATCGGTTCAATAACACACACGGTGAAAATGGCCAGTGCCGTTGTTGCCAAATCCGCGCAATGCAAGGGCATAGGAATTGATATTGAGCATTGGGTCGAGGAAGAAACCTACCATAATATCAACAGCCACATACTGACAGATGCAGAACATGCATTGATGAATTCATCATCCTTTTCGAAAGAGCAAATCCTTACGCTTATTTTTTCTGCTAAAGAAGCGCTATTTAAAGCGCTTTACCCAAGTGTTAAGGTGTATTTTGATTTTTTGGATGCTGAGTTAACGCATTGGGACGAGGACTCGTCCATGCTCGTCTTTCACTTATTAAAAGATATTGGCGAAGAGACCGTTGTAAATGCCGGCACGGAATGTCGGGTGGAATATAAAATCAATAAAGACCATGCTAAAACAATAATGTGCTACTTTCGGTAA
- a CDS encoding phosphopantetheine-binding protein gives MDKSDIYSLVESAIKEVSPYAAEFLKNKEKDVVKDTYLIDLGINSIDYAEVVSMVMGNLEIQHSLDIFTRTNRINDVIHILHNLSSERAAVA, from the coding sequence ATGGATAAGAGTGATATTTATAGTTTGGTTGAGTCGGCAATTAAGGAGGTTTCACCTTATGCTGCCGAGTTTCTTAAAAACAAGGAAAAGGACGTAGTAAAAGATACATACCTAATTGACCTTGGTATTAACTCAATTGATTATGCCGAAGTGGTGTCTATGGTTATGGGTAACCTTGAGATACAGCACTCTCTGGACATTTTTACCCGAACCAACCGCATAAACGACGTGATTCATATCTTGCATAATCTCTCATCTGAGCGCGCTGCAGTTGCTTAA
- a CDS encoding metallophosphoesterase, which produces MRLFAFSDIHIDYQSNLRWLQQISNSEYVNDCVILAGDVSDSLSLLEECFYQLSKKFNRIFFVPGNHDLWVLKGEADHSIDKFQKVIALADQYQVRTRRERVGQTDILPLYAWYDMSFGQPCNNLYQSWMDFRACKWPEELNCHNKITEFFLEQNCDYLMPSAVDVISFSHFLPRLDIMPSFIPKKHRMVYPVLGCERLDAQLRRAGSKIHIYGHSHVNRNVTIGGVRYINSAYGYPAETSISTRSLFCVKDSI; this is translated from the coding sequence ATGCGACTTTTTGCTTTTTCTGATATTCATATTGATTACCAATCCAACCTTCGATGGTTGCAGCAAATATCCAATAGTGAGTATGTTAACGACTGCGTCATTCTTGCTGGTGATGTTTCGGATTCCTTGTCCTTACTTGAGGAGTGCTTTTATCAACTGAGTAAAAAGTTTAACCGCATATTTTTTGTACCTGGCAACCATGATTTGTGGGTGTTAAAGGGGGAAGCAGATCACTCCATAGACAAGTTTCAAAAAGTGATCGCGCTTGCGGATCAATATCAGGTCCGTACCCGTCGAGAACGAGTGGGGCAAACAGATATTCTCCCTCTTTATGCCTGGTACGATATGAGTTTTGGTCAGCCATGCAATAATTTATATCAATCCTGGATGGACTTTCGGGCCTGTAAATGGCCAGAAGAACTGAATTGTCACAATAAAATCACAGAATTCTTTTTAGAACAAAATTGTGACTATTTAATGCCTTCCGCAGTAGATGTCATTTCCTTTTCTCATTTTTTGCCAAGGCTGGATATCATGCCGTCTTTTATTCCGAAAAAGCACCGAATGGTGTACCCGGTCCTAGGGTGCGAACGTCTAGATGCGCAACTTCGGCGGGCAGGATCGAAAATTCATATCTATGGGCACAGTCATGTGAACAGAAATGTCACCATTGGCGGTGTACGCTATATTAATAGCGCGTATGGTTATCCTGCTGAAACATCCATTTCCACCCGTTCACTCTTTTGTGTTAAGGATTCAATTTGA
- a CDS encoding DUF6622 family protein has product MDLITKTPIWVYPLFIGLFFLGMQQRKDRNVPIAMAFLFPVLMFLYSAYESTNLIQLRLQSITLWTVGFAVAWFVNDRFFLSKEISYSKITGKFFIPGSIIPFILIMAIFTSKYIQGAIQALYPDTLKTTAYISAYTLLNGVFCSVFLSRILHYLKTIRRYMSEEFDIVDNEA; this is encoded by the coding sequence ATGGACTTGATAACCAAAACACCCATTTGGGTTTACCCACTATTTATCGGGCTTTTTTTCTTAGGTATGCAACAAAGAAAAGATAGAAACGTACCAATAGCGATGGCATTTTTATTTCCAGTACTCATGTTTCTATACTCTGCCTACGAATCAACCAACCTTATTCAACTGCGGCTGCAATCCATCACACTCTGGACTGTTGGCTTCGCTGTTGCCTGGTTTGTTAATGATCGTTTTTTTCTTAGTAAGGAAATCAGTTACAGTAAAATAACTGGAAAGTTTTTCATCCCTGGCAGCATTATTCCGTTTATTCTTATTATGGCTATTTTTACATCAAAATATATCCAGGGTGCGATACAAGCCTTGTATCCAGACACTTTGAAAACGACAGCATATATAAGTGCCTACACCCTGTTAAATGGTGTTTTCTGCTCAGTTTTTCTCTCTCGAATTCTGCACTATCTCAAAACTATACGACGCTATATGTCTGAAGAATTTGACATAGTAGATAATGAAGCTTAA